The Microcella flavibacter DNA segment ACGACGACGACCTGGTCGGGCACGGTGACGGCGCCGGGCACGGCGTCGGGGCTGCAGACCCCGGCGAGCGCGAGCCCGAGGATGCGCGCGCGGTCGCGCTCGGCCGGATCCTCGACGCTGCGCCCGAGCGCGCGCACGATCACGGCCGTCTCGTCGAGCAGCGCGGCGAGGCCGGGCCGCTCGACGCCGTCGCGCACGAGCACGTCGATGCGCCGGGCGATCGAGCGCACGTGCCGGGTGACGAGGTCGGCCGCGGCGAGCTGGGCGGCCTCGGCGGCGAGCCGGGCGCGGCCGCCGCGCAGCCACGGCGAGTAGCTCGCGACGGCGCGGGCGGAGTCGAGCGACTGGGTCCAGCCGTCGATGAGCGGCTGGGTGCGGCGGCTGCGCGAGAGGGCGAGGTCGGCCGCGGCCTCGTCGCCCGTGCGCAGGGCGGCGGCGAGCCCGGTGATCGACTGGTCGAGCAGCGAGAACAGCGCGCGGGACTCCCCCTTGGTCGCGAGCACGTCGAGGCGCGGGATGAGCGCCGTGACGAGCAGCGCGACGACCGCGCCGACGGCGCCGTCGAGCGCGCGCTCGAACACGCCGCCCGGCGGATCGGGCAGCACGGCGACGAGCATCGACTGCACCGCGGCGGCGATCGCGAAGCCCGCCGAGGGCGAGACGGCGCGCGCGACGAGCAGGGCGAGGGCGAGGATGACGGCGATCTGCCACACCCCGCGGCCGAGCACCGTCACGAGGAGGGCGGCGACGACGATGCCGACCACGATCCCGACCACGGTCTCGAGCACCCGCCGCGGCCGGGCGTCGCGGGCGAGGCCGAGCGCGCTGATGACGACCGTCACGGCGACGAGGGGCACCTCGTGCCCCAGGCCGAAGTGCGCGATGGCGTACGCGGCGACGGCGGCCACGACGATCTGGAGGATGGCGGGCAGCGAGCGCAGCACCCGCTGCGCGGCGGCGCGGGCATCCATGCGCAGTCGGATGCGCCGCTCGAGCCGCCGCATCGGATCGCCCATGGCGGGCACGGCGCTAGCGCCGCACGGCGCCGAGGCGGGGGATGCGCGGCACCCCGGCGGTCGCCCCGGCGCTCGGCGGCACGATGGTCTGCTGCGCCGCCGCGACGGGCACGACCTCATCGGTGGGCGCGCCGTCGGCGTCGCGCACGACGGCCGGCACGGTGAGCGCCGCGGCCTCGTCGAGGGAGCGCTTGACGACGGCGAGGCCGATCGGGCCGAGCTCGTGGTGGCGGGCGCTCGCGGTGAGGCGGCCGACGTCGGCGCCGTAGAGCAGCACGGGCGAGCCCGGCTCGGGCAGCACCGAGGCCGAGCCGTCGAGGTGCAGCATGACGAGCCGGCGGGGCGGGTGGCCGAGGTTGTGCACCTTCGCCACGGTCTCCTGCCCGCGGTAGCAGCCCTTCGTCAGGTGCACGGCCGAGCGCAGCCAGTCCAGTTCGTGCGGGATGCTGCGCTCATCGGCGTCGATGAGGCGCGGCCGCCA contains these protein-coding regions:
- a CDS encoding FUSC family protein: MGDPMRRLERRIRLRMDARAAAQRVLRSLPAILQIVVAAVAAYAIAHFGLGHEVPLVAVTVVISALGLARDARPRRVLETVVGIVVGIVVAALLVTVLGRGVWQIAVILALALLVARAVSPSAGFAIAAAVQSMLVAVLPDPPGGVFERALDGAVGAVVALLVTALIPRLDVLATKGESRALFSLLDQSITGLAAALRTGDEAAADLALSRSRRTQPLIDGWTQSLDSARAVASYSPWLRGGRARLAAEAAQLAAADLVTRHVRSIARRIDVLVRDGVERPGLAALLDETAVIVRALGRSVEDPAERDRARILGLALAGVCSPDAVPGAVTVPDQVVVVLLRGLVFDVLVVSGLEPHEARQALPPI